DNA sequence from the Sceloporus undulatus isolate JIND9_A2432 ecotype Alabama chromosome 4, SceUnd_v1.1, whole genome shotgun sequence genome:
TCCTTTCGTAACACAATTGAAAGTGTTCACCCAGAAAAGCCACAGCCCACCAAAGAGGAACCCAAAGTCCCACCCATCCGGGTAGGAGAGGGGCTCATCATGGGCAGTTGCCCCCTGAATGCATGGCTAGGTTTCCTCAGAACAGCTTACAGCTTGAGGAAGGGGGTGCTTTGCTGCAGCTTTGATTAGCAGCAGTAAATCCTGAGCCAGGGAGGAGTCTTAGAGTGGGATGGGGAATGTGTACATGTGGGGGGCTGCCCAGGTCAGTACCAGGACCTGGCATTGGATAAATTCAATGAGGAGGACAGGCTACTTGTCACCTATAGTATCAGAGGCAGTACCTTTCTGTAAACCAGTTGCCAAGGGAGGGCAAGATGGAGGGTGCAATAGCACCCAGGTCCTGCCGGGGAGACACCAATGGCAACCAATTGCCCTCTGAGGAAAAAGGATCTTGGACTGGAAGTGCCCTTGCTCTGACCTGGCCTCTAAGGCTCTTCTGATGTTCTGGCTGCAAAAAAGGAAATGGGTTAACCTTGAGAAAAATCTGTTATCCTCAGTTCATTTGGATTTTTTCTTCCCTGGCAGATAAATCCCATCTACCCTCTTCACTTCATTCTTCTATAGATGACAGAAGGATTCATATAACCATTGAGTGGGGAGGGATCTCAAGGGCCATTTAGTCAGCGTGGCAGTCCCCTGCCACATAGGATTATGCTCCTACAGAAAAATGCCCAttcagtctgtttaaaaacctccgatgaaggagagtctaccaccacactctgaggcatcTCCCAGTGAAATAATTCTTCCTTAGGTTtagatggaatcccttttcttgtgcAATTTAAATCCATCATTCTTGTTTTAGTCTGCACCAGCTAAAAACAAGTGtgatccatcttctacatgatatctcttcaaatatttaaagatggctttcttgccacctctcagtcttctcttctccaggcataaacatacccaactccccaaGGAGGAGTTTTTATGGTTTTTGGTTTCCAGATGTTGGTCACCCTCTGAAAACATTCCAGTTTGTCAGTATCCTTGacctgtggtgtccagaactgataCCCATTACAGACCATTGTTTGAGGCCATGCGTGGTTCCTTTAGCATACCCCTTTTTGGATAAATGTATTCACCTGCCTCTATTGGTGAAATTGAGTGTGATCACATTTGCTTCATGCTTGCCAAAGCTTTGACCTTCCTCCTACTGGTTGAGCAATTGGGCTTGTGTTAGGATATTCTCTTTCAGCATTCCACACACCAGATGCATTTCCTTGTCCCTCCTCTGTGGCAAGAAGAACAGTTATTAAAACCATTACAGTGTAATAAATTAAGTTTGATGACCATTCCCTGTTCCCAAGTTGTTTTAGTGGTTGTAGTTTGCTGAACGGCAGATGGGGAATCCTCTGTCTTAATAGAAAATGCTCAGAGCTTTTGCCAGACTAGATTGCCCAGACTTTTTTTTGGAAGGAAGCCATGATATAAAAACTGGAGATTCTAGTGGTGTCCCTGTCACCAAGTCAGAGTAGTCTTTCCCTAATTTCAAGAACACCTCATAGTTCTGAAGCAGAGACCTGAAGGGTATTGATATTCTGCAGCCCACCTGAATACTATGTGAAGCTCTTCTTTAATTTTTCTCATTTGGTTCTTTTTCAGATTCAACTTTCCCGTATCAAACCACCCTGGGTGGTTAAAGGTCAGCCAGCCTACCAGATATGTCCTCGGATTATCCCCAATTCAGAGCCCTCCGGCCAGAACCGAAGCGGGCCCACAGCCACTGCTGACTTTAAGGCCTGTGCTCTGCAAGGCCGGCTCCAGCGAGAGGCTGCTTCTCCTGCCACCACCCCTGCCTCTGCCACCGCCATTGGAGGTGGGGGTGGGCCGGGAGGAGGTGGACAGAGCACCGACGAAGGTGGCGGCGGCAACGGCTACAGTGGTGGTGGTAACAGCAGCCACAGCTGCCGCCGTCGCCGCCGCCGGAGGGTCCGGCAGCCCAGCCGTCATCCCAGGTGCTGGAAATCGAAGAGAACTCGTGGGAAATGTGTGTCAGATCTACAGCGAACACAGTTACTGCCGCCTTCCCAGCTAGAAGGCAAGCCTGTTTTCGAACTGGCTACTCCAAGTTCACCAGCTTGCAAGGGTGAAGCCTCATTTCCAGTGGTTGAAGGTGAACGTGTGTTCAGACTGGCTACCAGTGTTATGTCATTTGGATCTGAAAATGCTGTCCAACATTTCGAGGCATCTGGGGGCAGCCGTGTTAATGGCACCAAAACCAAACTGACCCATGACTACTCTATGAGAGAGGTGCCAGCAGGCAGATCTGAGCATCCTCTGGAGGATAGAAGTAATGAACAATCACTTGATGCTACATCACAGGAAGACCAtggtgatgatgaggaggaaaaggaggggctTTCAAATCGTCGGATGGGCTGTTCTTGGCAGGAAGATTCTCCCCTGAATCTCTTTGGAGACACAAGCATTGTAGAAGAACATGACAGTGCTAAGCCAGTGGTTCTGAAATACAACTCTGCTGTGAAGGGAGCCTCCCATAGTCCTAATTATGCCACTGGTTTAGCCTTGGTGAGTACTGAGGAAAAGACCTTGGAGGCATTCAACTCTTGTGGGCAGGAAAATTTTCCCCCTCCAGAGAACACTAGCATTCCTGGGACAGAAGATTTGACCCAACAGTTCCACGTGTCGTCATGTCAGCAGGCAACAGAATGGTATAGCAGAGAAACACCGAGTGGGATGCACAGCAGTGACACGTGCGAAGCTCCTCTGTGGAAGCCAGAGCCACACCCTGAGGATTCAAATCCACTCCAGGAGCAATTTGCCCTGAAAAGTTGCCTTCTGCCATGGGAGACACTGGGAGAAGGAATGACAGGCACAAAACCTTTCAGTGATGAAGAAACCAGGAGTGTGTTAAGTGAGACAACAGAGACAGCATCTGACCTAGAAGCTGAACTCACAGATGAAAATGTGGAGTTAAACCAGGATGAAGTTGCAGAGAAAGGGGCTGTTCCCAGCAGAGGCCACTCGGAAGAATATAATGGGGTCAACCCTGAATGTCCTGCCAAAATTGAGGCTTGTACACACTTGGATAATTTGCCTTCCGAATGTGGAACTGCCAGCATCTGCCTACCACCAGGCTGGAAACTGCAGCCACCTGTTCTCCATAAAGCCCATTTGGAGAGCCCAGAAAGGCCAGTGCTGGCGACCCCCAAGCCTATGTCTCCAGAAGGAAGTAACCCTCTGGTGTTTCAGTTGCTCAGGGAGAGTCTGCCTCTGCAGACAGTTCTTCCGGGCTCTTGTGGTACCAACCAGGTGGCAAAGGTGGCATCCTCTCTGGATAAGCTCTCAGAAACTTGCTTCCCAGTGGAGAGCAAGAGCAGCAGCTCTCTTTCCCAAAAGGCCCCACGGGGTGAGGGCATGGACATGACTGGCATGGTCAGAAATGGGTGTGATGTATCAATGTGTTTGAGGGACTCTTCCGCAAGGCAATCCACTCCAAGCCCAAAACCTTTGTCCAGAGAAAGACTGAAGAAAGAATTAGAGAGAGTGGAGGAAACCGCAGAGTTCAGCCCCAACTCCATCTCTCTAGATGAAGCCACAAGTATTTCTCAGAAGCCTGACAACTTGGATCTGGGAGGAGGCGTAACACTTACTTCCAGTGCTTGGGAAGAGCCAAAGGTTTCCTCGGTTGTTCTTCTGCCCAAACCAATTGCTGGTGGGAATGATCAAGAGAAGCCAAAGGCAGCTACTGTTGTGCCATTCCCTCCCAGCGCAACCTCTTTGGCTTCTGATAAGTTGAGTGGCAATTCCATTCCTAAGAACCAGGGAATAGGTGGGAGGAAGGTCTTTGGTCCCAACTTCCCCTGCAGTATTGCTACAAGA
Encoded proteins:
- the LOC121928103 gene encoding polycomb group protein ASXL1-like — its product is MWSSVRIRDSRLPGRQTGGESSSSSSSSSALCSTTGRRTRTEIARDPPQLFRGFRKPSGGQMKRNRGDDVDFETPGSILVNTNLRALINCRTFNALPLHFQQQLLLLLPEVDRQAGTDGLMRLSGSALNNEFFALAAQSWRERLADGEFTHEMQVRIRQEMEKEKKMEQWKERFFEDYYGQKLGLTREEPQQQKSVPIEVERKTDSASPEAEPVRVQRGPVTRQRDGHLKRRSLRCRTRRSLYKLRELDQAEEAKEESLSGEPEPTDGRGTKAEPDLHEGKQASPEKEIAPEATRIPSKVEDMVVAMAAAAATTERIPTLPQEPQEQESKEQKRKCFEQAASASFPEKKPRLEDRQSFRNTIESVHPEKPQPTKEEPKVPPIRIQLSRIKPPWVVKGQPAYQICPRIIPNSEPSGQNRSGPTATADFKACALQGRLQREAASPATTPASATAIGGGGGPGGGGQSTDEGGGGNGYSGGGNSSHSCRRRRRRRVRQPSRHPRCWKSKRTRGKCVSDLQRTQLLPPSQLEGKPVFELATPSSPACKGEASFPVVEGERVFRLATSVMSFGSENAVQHFEASGGSRVNGTKTKLTHDYSMREVPAGRSEHPLEDRSNEQSLDATSQEDHGDDEEEKEGLSNRRMGCSWQEDSPLNLFGDTSIVEEHDSAKPVVLKYNSAVKGASHSPNYATGLALVSTEEKTLEAFNSCGQENFPPPENTSIPGTEDLTQQFHVSSCQQATEWYSRETPSGMHSSDTCEAPLWKPEPHPEDSNPLQEQFALKSCLLPWETLGEGMTGTKPFSDEETRSVLSETTETASDLEAELTDENVELNQDEVAEKGAVPSRGHSEEYNGVNPECPAKIEACTHLDNLPSECGTASICLPPGWKLQPPVLHKAHLESPERPVLATPKPMSPEGSNPLVFQLLRESLPLQTVLPGSCGTNQVAKVASSLDKLSETCFPVESKSSSSLSQKAPRGEGMDMTGMVRNGCDVSMCLRDSSARQSTPSPKPLSRERLKKELERVEETAEFSPNSISLDEATSISQKPDNLDLGGGVTLTSSAWEEPKVSSVVLLPKPIAGGNDQEKPKAATVVPFPPSATSLASDKLSGNSIPKNQGIGGRKVFGPNFPCSIATRAQLPKGWEPFPILSMLSHSKPVSPPAKSAMPEGGVAPVREDWPAKPRLHLSGSEGVENKRGLACPGPARRNGEKRKEAPASPAKLMEQLQSLPLVRDLPLFRLPRKPGKSLAQPLEPSSIPSQLNIKQSIYGKLSKLQLNPPSFSYASAAPVFSRSLVGSTMPLGHKANFAASRGISLSAQMFSNSDHMEEISLKCSCSLKAMIMCKGCGAFCHDDCIGPSKLCVLCLVVR